One genomic segment of Linepithema humile isolate Giens D197 chromosome 5, Lhum_UNIL_v1.0, whole genome shotgun sequence includes these proteins:
- the LOC137000250 gene encoding uncharacterized protein, translating to MSHLPGPSTAKEQLLTTKEIDDKRERLLENKDFKGELTNALKHCNSLLKAEDFLTNTPPDQISSVSVVMGEVICEEIIKILGDRQIVAEHDLILCDESDGEEIYEELKTEENENYEPEEFESAPYQHITLEYKARTVALAEAYPKWSLAILHKKGCSRLKRRDDLKKWKKDVKNGGTRRDKWMHIDAETFDRFVEARASCEQVTNRTIQQWAVTAAFPYISKQFTFNASGPWVDKFKKRHKIKQRQITKYVSEKDCATMEETLKAAEKFQTQIRAVIPQFEEDFILNTDQTGCHYNSTYNVIYEHKGIKTVLVKKNLNKVIHSYTARYTLSASGKIIPYVFLCMQEPSGIFGPLVKKNIDKFSDEYKNVIVTCSKAGKLTTELYKKFLTSIISPYVKKNKFLFIIDSWGGHTNPALYDEIFEGEKGEATCTLKVIPPKCTPLCQPCNVYFYRQVKIFLMRLQNAPITLLQEQREIASREDAIKIHSLILHQLSAPIFVPMIKYAWFASKLTSDRAIFLNVTEVCFPTSLLGKKCTCEKVAFVKCSWCKSVLCFICFFDRYHPKVCKTLQHDK from the exons atgtcGCATCTACCGGGTCCATCTACAGCAAAAGaacaattattaacaacaaaaGAAATAGATGACAAGCGTGAACGATTGTTGGAAAACAAAGATTTTAAGGGCGAATTAACAAATGCCCTCAAACATTGTAATAGTTTGCTGAAGGCGGAGGATTTTCTAACAAATACTCCTCCTGATCAAATAAGTTCTGTGTCTGTAGTTATGGGAGAAGTAATTTGtgaagaaattattaagatCTTAGGAGACCGGCAAATTGTTGCAGAACATGATTTGATACTGTGCGATGAAAGTGATGGCGAAGAAATATACGAAGAG TTAAAAactgaagaaaatgaaaattacgAGCCCGAAGAATTTGAAAGTGCACCTTATCAGCATATCACTTTGGAATATAAGGCGAGAACCGTTGCTCTGGCAGAAGCTTATCCAAAGTGGTCTTTGGCAATTCTCCATAAAAAAGGCTGCAGTCGCTTGAAGAGAAGAGATGATCTCAAGAAATGGAAGAAAGATGTGAAGAACGGTGGAACACGCAGGGATAAATGGATGCATATCGATGCAGAAACCTTCGACCGTTTCGTAGAAGCTAGAGCCTCTTGTGAGCAG gtGACAAATCGGACAATCCAGCAATGGGCAGTGACAGCAGCATTTCCTTACATCTCAAAGCAGTTTACTTTTAACGCTAGCGGTCCATGGGTGGATAAGTTCAAAAAAAGGCATAAGATAAAACAGCGGCAAATCACGAAATATGTATCTGAAAAGGATTGCGCCACAATGGAAGAGACACTGAAAGCAGctgaaaaatttcaaacgcAAATCAGAGCTGTGATCCCACAGTTCGaggaagattttattttaaataccgaTCAGACCGGATGTCATTATAATAGTACTTATAATGTAATCTACGAGCATAAAGGTATAAAGACagttttagtaaaaaaaaatttaaataaagttatccATTCATATACTGCGCGGTACACGTTGTCGGCATCGGGAAAGATTATTCCTTATGTATTTTTGTGCATGCAAGAGCCCTCGGGAATTTTTGGTcctttagttaaaaaaaatattgataagttCAGTGATGAATACAAGAACGTTATTGTAACCTGTTCGAAGGCCGGAAAACTAACAACtgagttatataaaaaatttctaacgaGTATTATATCACCGTATGTTAAAAAGaacaagtttttatttattattgattcttGGGGAGGCCACACCAACCCTGCTTTATACGATGAGATTTTTGAAGGGGAAAAAGGGGAAGCGACATGCACATTAAAAGTAATACCACCAAAATGCACACCACTGTGCCAACCCTGCAATGTGTATTTTTATCGTcaggtaaaaatttttctcatgcGCCTGCAGAATGCTCCCATCACATTGCTGCAAGAACAGAGGGAAATAGCATCTCGTGAAGATGCTATAAAAATTCACTCTCTAATATTGCATCAGTTAAGTGCCCCGATATTTGTCCCTATGATAAAATACGCATGGTTTGCGTCAAAACTGACTAGCGACCGGGCGATCTTTTTGAACGTTACCGAGGTGTGTTTCCCTACATCATTATTAGGAAAAAAATGCACTTGCGAAAAAGTTGCATTTGTTAAGTGTTCTTGGTGCAAGTCAGTCTTATGTTTCATTTGTTTCTTTGATCGTTATCACCCAAAAGTTTGTAAAACTTTACAACACGACAAATGa
- the LOC105678114 gene encoding arylsulfatase B-like, which yields MSRLLLPWLFFVLCLANIILSIANAISETVIDDGVNDNTEYNERKSERPHIIIIMADDMGWNDVSFHGSDQIPTPNIDALAYNGVILNNHYVPALCTPSRSALMTGKDPTHLGMQHDVILGSEPRGLPLKEKLMPEYFKEAGYRTHMVGKWHLGHYKHKYTPTFRGFDTHFGYWNGLQDYYNHIFIEPVGIRYQGFDMRRNLSVAWDTIGKYSTDLFTEEAVQLINAHNTTDPMFLYLAHLAPHSGNENDLLQAPAEEIAKFSYIKNPERRIYAAMVSKLDQSVGDVIEALKNREMLERSVILFISDNGAPSEGFLQNHGSNYPLRGIKNSPWEGGVRGVAAIWSPLIKQCKHVSNQLMFMADWLPTLLSAAGVRRKKIPCIDGYDMWPMLVSGGDSRRHEVLINIDDILNYSAIRIGNFKYVNGETEARFTWVGESGKPVHGQPPYNPEKVLHSKVGIAIASIQQKEKTQVHFTVKNSDDILTPKKILQLRHQAQIHCNVTEEEKISCNPLISPCLFNIQNDPCEMINIIHQEPFIAIKLKMALAIRRLSMVPPNNKNSDPRANPKFWNNTWTCWRDSLSQRLITSDHISSTFIATSLIIFTLLIITGVTFYIVAYTTLLKQRTPKHNLSTTKNH from the exons AATTTCAGAAACTGTAATAGACGATGGTGTCAACGATAATACGGAATACAATGAAAGGAAATCAGAAAGACctcacattattattattatggcAGACGATATG GGGTGGAACGACGTAAGTTTTCATGGTTCCGACCAGATCCCGACGCCGAATATTGATGCTCTTGCATATAACGGAGTCATCTTAAACAATCATTATGTACCAGCTTTATGCACGCCAAGTAGATCAGCTCTAATGACTGGAAAGGATCCAACTCACTTAGGCATGCAACATGATGTTATATTAGGATCAGAACCACGTGGACTTCCGCTGAAGGAAAAATTGATGCCAGAG TATTTTAAAGAGGCAGGTTACAGAACACACATGGTAGGTAAGTGGCATTTGGGTCACTACAAGCACAAGTACACACCGACTTTCCGTGGCTTTGATACGCACTTCGGTTACTGGAACGGCTTACAAGATTATTACAATCACATCTTTATTGAACCG GTTGGAATACGATACCAAGGCTTTGACATGAGACGAAACTTGTCAGTCGCATGGGACACGATAGGCAAATATTCGACAGATCTCTTTACCGAGGAAGCTGTGCAATTAATTAACGCTCATAACACAACCGATCCGATGTTCCTGTATTTAGCTCATCTTGCTCCTCACAGCGGAAATGAGAACGATTTATTACAAGCTCCCGCTGAAGAGATCGCTAAATTTTCGTACATCAAGAATCCAGAAAGAAGAATTTACGCTG CTATGGTTTCCAAGCTGGATCAAAGCGTTGGTGACGTTATAGAAGCTTTGAAAAATCGCGAAATGCTAGAGCGCAGTGTTATTCTCTTCATATCTGATAACGGAGCACCTAGTGAGggttttttacaaaatcacGGTAGTAATTATCCTCTTCGTGGT aTAAAGAACAGTCCTTGGGAGGGCGGCGTGCGAGGAGTGGCTGCAATTTGGAGCCCTTTAATCAAGCAATGCAAACATGTCTCAAATCAGTTAATGTTCATGGCCGATTGGTTACCCACTTTATTGTCTGCTGCCG GCGTACGCAGGAAAAAAATTCCTTGCATTGACGGTTACGACATGTGGCCAATGTTGGTGTCCGGCGGTGACAGTCGTAGACATGAAGTACTAATAAACATCGACGACATTCTTAATTACTCGGCCATTCGTATTGgaaatttcaaatatgtaaatgGTGAGACCGAGGCGCGTTTTACATGGGTTGGAGAATCCGGGAAGCCAGTTCATGGGCAACCACCGTACAATCCTGAGAAAGTGCTACATAGCAAAGTAGGAATTGCCATCGCTTCGAtacaacaaaaagaaaagaccCAAGTTCACTTTACTGTCAAGAATTCAGATGATATATTGACTcccaaaaaaattctacagcTAAGACATCAGGCACAGATCCATTGCAACGTGACAGAAGAAGAAAAG atttcttgCAATCCATTGATATCGCCATGTCTCTTCAACATCCAAAATGATCCTTGCGAGATGATCAACATTATTCATCAAGAACCGTTCATcgcaataaaattgaaaatggcTCTGGCAATACGCAGATTAAGTATGGTACCGCCTAATAACAAGAATTCCGATCCGCGAGCAAATCCCAAATTTTGGAATAATACCTGGACTTGCTGGAGAGACTCACTATCACAGCGTTTGATTACCAGCGATCACATATCGAGTACCTTTATCGCAACATCGTTAATCATCTTCACGCTGTTAATCATTACAGgagttactttttatatagtaGCTTACACTACTTTATTAAAGCAAAGAACTCCAAAACACAATCTCTCAACAACTAAAAATCATTAG